One segment of Triticum aestivum cultivar Chinese Spring chromosome 2A, IWGSC CS RefSeq v2.1, whole genome shotgun sequence DNA contains the following:
- the LOC123188920 gene encoding probable carbohydrate esterase At4g34215, with the protein MRIFLLSGQSNMAGRGGVHHRRWDGVVPPECAPDPSILRLSAALAWEEALEPLHADIDTTKTCGVGPGMAFARAILPRLQPPGTAGVGLVPCAVGGTAIREWARGEYLYEQMVRRARAATECGEIEAVLWYQGESDAESDAETAAYQGNVERLIANIRADLGMPHLPFIQVALASGNKRNIEKVREAQLSINLLNVVTVDAIGLPLNEDNLHLTTEAQVKLGESLAQAYISNFLQATC; encoded by the exons ATGCGCATCTTCCTTCTCTCAGGGCAGAGCAACATGGCCGGCCGCGGCGGCGTGCACCACCGaaggtgggacggggtcgtgccgcCGGAGTGCGCGCCGGACCCCTCCATCCTCCGCCTCTCCGCCGCGCTCGCATGGGAGGAGGCCCTCGAGCCGCTGCACGCCGACATCGACACGACCAAGACCTGCGGCGTCGGCCCcgggatggccttcgcccgcgccatTCTCCCGCGGCTGCAGCCCCCAGGCACCGCTGGGGTCGGGCTCGTACCGTGCGCCGTCGGCGGCACAGCCATACGGGAGTGGGCCCGCGGGGAGTACCTGTACGAGCAGATGGTGCGGCGCGCGCGCGCCGCGACCGAGTGCGGCGAGATCGAGGCCGTGCTGTGGTACCAGGGGGAGAGCGATGCAGAGTCCGATGCCGAAACGGCGGCGTACCAGGggaacgtggagaggctgatagcaaATATCAGGGCAGATCTTGGGATGCCGCACCTACCATTCATTCAG GTTGCTCTCGCATCTGGGAATAAAAGGAACATTGAAAAAGTGAGGGAGGCTCAGCTTAGCATTAACTTGCTGAATGTTGTAACTGTGGATGCAATTGGTCTGCCCTTGAACGAAGATAATTTGCATCTTACCACTGAAGCACAAGTAAAGCTTGGAGAAAGTCTTGCACAAGCCTACATCAGTAACTTTTTACAAGCAACCTGCTAG